The Methanopyrus kandleri AV19 DNA segment TGATGAACTCCGTCTCCTCACCGGACACCTCCTCCGCGGCCTCGAGGGCGATCCTCACGAGGTACTCCGTGTTCCCTTCCCGCGGGCTCCCGGAGATGCCTAAAATCATCCTACGTCGCACCCCCGGGGTTTCGAGTTGAGACGCGTCGTGATACTATGGAACCCGGACGACCCAGCCTCTAAAAACATCGCGGAAAGCCTGACCGAGGACGCCGAAAAGCTCGATACCGAGGATCTCCAACACTACACCGTCGAAACCTGGGAACGTGACGGTGTCCGCTTCCACCTGACCGCCGCCCTCGGCGATCTCATCGAGGAGGACGAGGCACGGGAACTCGCCCGTAAGTTCGACGTCATCGTGTTCGCCTCACGCCACGAGAGCAGGACGAAGAAGCCCTCACTCACCGTGCACGTACCCGGCAACCCGACCCCCGAGGCCAAGTTCGGTGGTAAGCCGCTGGAGGTCTGTACGGCCGATCCGGCGGGTATGAAGGCCGCCCTCCTCGAGCTCAAGCGTTTCCGGGACAAGCGTGGCCTGGATTACGACGTCTGCTACGAGGTAACGCACCATGGACCCCGCGATCCGGGGGCTCCCTGCTTCTTCATCGAGATCGGTTCCGACGAGGAGCGCTGGACGGACGAAGAGGCCGGAGAGGCGTGCGCCCGCGCGATACTCGCGGCCGTCGATCCACCCGACGTCAAAGCCGTGGTCGGCTACGGCGGTGGACACTACGCTCCCGCCCATACCGACGCGGCCCTCTCCAATCGGAAGCTCGCTTACGGTCACATAGTGCCGGACTACGCCGTCGATCACGACTACCTACGCGATCAGTTCCGCGAGGTGGTCGACAAAACCCCTAGAGCCCGCGAGATTATCGTCGACGACCGTAACCTCGATTCCGGGATCGTGGAGCGGCTCGAGGATCTCGTCCGCGATCGCGGTCTCCGTCTCCGTGACGTCGAGGAGGTGAAGTGAGTGATCCGCCGCGGGCAGAACCTCGAGGGTCCGCCGGGCCGATACCGACGGATCGGTGCGGTCGTCCGAGTCGGTCCTTACGCCCTTTTCCTCACCGTCCGTGGCCCGAGACCCGCTCCTAAGAAGGTCCGCGTCGACGGGATCCGCTGTCCATTACTCCGCGAAGAACCCGGGCTCA contains these protein-coding regions:
- a CDS encoding D-aminoacyl-tRNA deacylase; this translates as MRRVVILWNPDDPASKNIAESLTEDAEKLDTEDLQHYTVETWERDGVRFHLTAALGDLIEEDEARELARKFDVIVFASRHESRTKKPSLTVHVPGNPTPEAKFGGKPLEVCTADPAGMKAALLELKRFRDKRGLDYDVCYEVTHHGPRDPGAPCFFIEIGSDEERWTDEEAGEACARAILAAVDPPDVKAVVGYGGGHYAPAHTDAALSNRKLAYGHIVPDYAVDHDYLRDQFREVVDKTPRAREIIVDDRNLDSGIVERLEDLVRDRGLRLRDVEEVK